A genomic window from Chlorobium phaeobacteroides DSM 266 includes:
- the bioC gene encoding malonyl-ACP O-methyltransferase BioC, with protein MLQVIDKGLVRERFSRTLHSYGSNAPVQNAMAVELARLICREEPTCRFERVLEVGAGTGALTAELLKRCRISLYVANDLVGESLRYISREIEPWQPEAFRFLEGDVETLTELPDRLDLVLSNAALQWLSDLEGFFRRVSALLKPGGLFAFTTFSARNMEELSSIQKVGLAYPTALDIERFASGSFTPLLIREDRKRLEFASPEEVLRHLSRTGVNGISRHAWTKSSYERFLHRYRQEFSSGGKVYLTYNPLYCCFRKRLS; from the coding sequence GTGTTGCAAGTGATCGACAAAGGGCTTGTGCGTGAGCGGTTTTCCAGAACCCTTCACTCCTACGGCAGCAATGCTCCGGTTCAGAATGCCATGGCTGTCGAACTTGCGCGCCTGATCTGCCGGGAAGAGCCGACATGCCGGTTTGAGCGGGTGCTTGAGGTCGGTGCCGGCACAGGCGCGCTTACGGCCGAACTGTTGAAGCGGTGCCGGATATCGCTCTATGTCGCAAACGATCTTGTGGGAGAGAGTCTCCGGTATATATCGAGGGAGATCGAGCCGTGGCAGCCTGAAGCGTTTCGTTTTCTTGAGGGCGATGTCGAAACCTTGACGGAACTTCCCGACAGGCTGGATCTCGTGCTCTCAAATGCAGCCCTCCAGTGGCTCAGCGACCTGGAGGGATTTTTCCGGAGAGTGTCGGCATTGCTCAAGCCGGGAGGTCTTTTTGCATTTACGACTTTCAGCGCAAGGAATATGGAGGAGCTTTCATCGATACAGAAGGTCGGGCTTGCCTATCCAACAGCTCTTGATATAGAGCGTTTCGCATCGGGTTCTTTCACCCCTCTCCTGATCCGCGAAGATCGAAAGCGGCTTGAATTCGCCTCTCCTGAAGAGGTGCTTCGCCACCTCAGCAGAACAGGAGTGAACGGTATTTCACGTCATGCATGGACAAAAAGCAGCTATGAAAGATTTCTTCATCGATACAGGCAGGAGTTCTCCTCCGGCGGCAAGGTTTACCTGACCTATAATCCGCTCTACTGTTGTTTCAGAAAACGTTTATCATGA
- the bioD gene encoding dethiobiotin synthase, translating to MKGSVTAISGIGTGVGKTVVTGLLAQGLQKCDRKVVTQKIVQTGCTGISSDILEHRRLMGSSLIDVDYEGVTCPYSFGYPASPHLAARLEGAAVEVMTLRRATFTLQKQFDHVLLEGVGGLLVPLAPDLLFADYIRDAGYPLILVTATGLGSINHTLLSLEACIARRITLKAVICNRFGEIDTLIGDDTVEMTRHYLKKYGLRAPLFTLVGDTLDCGCIESLFL from the coding sequence ATGAAAGGCAGCGTAACGGCAATATCCGGCATAGGCACCGGGGTTGGAAAAACCGTTGTGACCGGTCTTCTGGCTCAAGGGCTTCAGAAATGCGATCGAAAAGTGGTAACGCAGAAAATTGTGCAGACTGGTTGTACGGGCATCTCTTCCGATATTCTTGAACACAGGCGTTTGATGGGTTCTTCCTTGATCGATGTCGATTATGAGGGGGTTACCTGTCCCTACTCTTTCGGTTATCCGGCATCTCCGCATCTCGCGGCTCGCCTTGAAGGCGCCGCAGTAGAGGTGATGACTCTTCGACGGGCAACGTTTACCCTGCAGAAGCAGTTCGATCATGTGCTTCTTGAAGGGGTTGGCGGCCTTCTGGTTCCCCTTGCCCCCGATCTCCTGTTTGCGGACTATATCAGGGACGCAGGCTATCCGCTTATTCTCGTTACCGCAACAGGGCTGGGGAGCATCAATCATACCCTCTTGTCGCTTGAGGCTTGCATTGCAAGACGCATCACCCTTAAGGCCGTTATCTGCAACCGTTTCGGGGAAATCGATACCCTTATCGGCGACGATACGGTCGAAATGACGAGACATTACCTGAAAAAATACGGGTTACGCGCGCCGCTGTTCACGCTTGTCGGCGATACGTTGGATTGCGGGTGTATCGAGTCACTTTTTTTATGA
- the bioA gene encoding adenosylmethionine--8-amino-7-oxononanoate transaminase, with protein MTLPLPVIDLAFDRSHIWHPYTSLADPLPVYPVTGARGVYLELADGRRLVDGMSSWWAAIHGYNHPVLNQAVTTQLERMSHVMFGGLTHEPAITLAEQLAELTPEPLQKVFFSDSGSVSVEVAIKMAIQYWATLGETRKTRLLTVRSGYHGDTFAAMSVSDPVTGMHRLFSGVLQRQIFAESPSCAFHDPWNEECIGDLRRKLERHADEIAAVIIEPVVQGAGGMRFYAPRYLGRLRELCDEFGVLLIFDEIATGFGRSGKLFALEHAEVSPDILCVGKALTGGYMTLAATLTTGVVAETISSGNPGLFMHGPTFMANPLACAVAAANIRLLLSYDWKSKVAGIERGLESALSPCRTMEGVVDVRVLGAIGVVELENPVEMGLIQKKFVDRGVWVRPFGRLVYLMPPYIITDEELGLLADAVTEVVYETLAESR; from the coding sequence ATGACCTTGCCTTTGCCAGTTATAGATCTTGCTTTTGACCGGAGCCATATCTGGCACCCGTACACCTCGCTTGCCGATCCCCTTCCTGTCTATCCCGTAACCGGAGCGCGGGGGGTCTATCTGGAGCTTGCCGACGGACGGAGACTTGTTGACGGGATGTCATCATGGTGGGCGGCCATTCATGGTTACAATCATCCGGTTCTTAATCAGGCGGTAACGACGCAGCTTGAGCGGATGAGCCATGTGATGTTTGGCGGTCTGACGCATGAGCCAGCCATAACGCTTGCCGAACAGCTTGCAGAGCTGACTCCGGAACCGCTGCAGAAGGTGTTTTTCAGCGATTCGGGATCGGTTTCCGTTGAGGTCGCTATCAAAATGGCGATCCAGTACTGGGCTACGCTCGGAGAGACCCGGAAAACCAGACTTCTGACCGTTCGTTCCGGCTATCATGGCGATACGTTTGCCGCCATGTCGGTTTCCGACCCTGTTACCGGCATGCATCGTCTTTTCAGCGGCGTCCTGCAGCGGCAGATCTTTGCCGAATCACCCTCATGCGCTTTTCACGATCCATGGAACGAGGAGTGTATCGGAGATCTCCGCCGGAAACTGGAGCGCCATGCCGATGAAATTGCCGCAGTCATTATCGAGCCTGTCGTTCAGGGTGCGGGAGGGATGCGGTTTTATGCTCCCCGATATCTCGGTCGTCTCAGGGAACTGTGCGACGAGTTCGGCGTGTTGCTGATATTCGATGAAATCGCAACAGGGTTCGGACGCAGCGGCAAGCTGTTTGCGCTTGAGCATGCAGAGGTTTCTCCTGATATACTCTGTGTCGGCAAGGCGCTTACCGGCGGCTACATGACGCTTGCAGCCACCCTGACGACGGGTGTCGTAGCGGAGACGATTTCATCCGGCAACCCCGGGCTTTTCATGCACGGCCCGACCTTTATGGCCAATCCGCTTGCCTGCGCAGTTGCGGCAGCCAATATCCGTCTTCTTCTCAGTTATGACTGGAAAAGCAAGGTTGCGGGTATTGAGCGAGGGCTTGAATCGGCACTTTCGCCATGCAGGACAATGGAAGGAGTCGTTGATGTCCGGGTGCTTGGCGCAATAGGGGTTGTCGAGCTGGAAAATCCTGTTGAGATGGGCCTCATCCAGAAGAAGTTCGTCGACAGAGGGGTCTGGGTAAGACCTTTCGGGAGGCTGGTTTATCTTATGCCGCCTTATATCATTACCGACGAGGAGCTCGGTCTGCTTGCCGATGCGGTTACGGAGGTTGTTTATGAAACTCTTGCGGAGAGCCGGTAA
- a CDS encoding dodecin: MSSHIYKKIELVGSSPTSIEEAVNNAIEKASESIRNIRWVEILETRCHVENQKLMYWQVTVKIGFTLDDN; encoded by the coding sequence ATGAGCTCACACATTTATAAGAAAATTGAACTTGTCGGATCGTCGCCGACCAGCATCGAAGAAGCGGTAAACAATGCCATAGAAAAAGCTTCCGAATCGATCAGAAACATCCGTTGGGTAGAGATTCTTGAAACCCGATGCCATGTTGAAAACCAGAAACTCATGTACTGGCAGGTAACCGTCAAGATCGGCTTTACGCTTGACGATAACTGA
- a CDS encoding 4Fe-4S dicluster domain-containing protein, translated as MNYGFVIDARKCIGCHACTVACKSENQVPLGVNRTWVKYVEKGSFPETRRYFTVLRCNHCAEPPCVAICPVEALQKREDGIVDFDGRRCIGCKACAQACPYNALYIDPETHTSAKCNYCAHRKEVGLQPACVAICPQQAIVSGDLDDPSSKIAALVAGEQTVVRKPEKGTSPKLFYINGDGASLDPLQVSLEKEYHWSAQARGVGHFADKQKGAPAIEKPHHEAPATGPAMRRVYDIPSKGAVWGWEVPAYVSAKAVSSGVFLLFFALTALLGQELSGMMQWAAWATSLVFLGLTGGFLIKDLDRPDRFSSVMLRPQFGSWLVKGGLTITGYGAFLALWGASRFLQIPALERVALWGGALFALITAIYTAFLFGSAKGRDFWQSPMLLLHMLLNALLAGGSTMLLLGFGTGASVELFALLKQLLAAGFSLHLVIMLLELYGKHPSLQAERTAEIIRSGSLKNEFWIGSFIAGNLLPLILSILSSDPLMLAAAAILGLCGVFYTEKVWVQAPQRVPLS; from the coding sequence ATGAATTACGGTTTTGTTATCGATGCCCGCAAATGTATCGGATGTCATGCATGCACGGTTGCATGCAAGTCCGAAAATCAGGTTCCTCTTGGAGTGAACCGTACATGGGTGAAATATGTTGAAAAGGGCTCTTTTCCTGAAACAAGGAGGTACTTTACCGTTCTTCGCTGCAACCACTGCGCAGAGCCTCCGTGCGTGGCCATTTGTCCCGTCGAGGCTTTGCAGAAGCGCGAAGACGGTATTGTCGATTTTGACGGACGCCGCTGTATAGGATGTAAAGCCTGCGCACAGGCCTGCCCTTACAATGCGCTCTATATCGACCCGGAAACGCATACCTCCGCTAAGTGCAACTACTGCGCTCATCGCAAGGAGGTTGGCCTTCAGCCAGCCTGTGTTGCCATTTGTCCCCAGCAGGCAATCGTGTCGGGAGATCTTGACGATCCTTCCAGTAAAATCGCTGCGCTGGTTGCCGGAGAGCAGACTGTTGTGCGCAAGCCTGAAAAAGGCACTTCACCCAAACTGTTTTATATCAATGGAGACGGCGCTTCACTCGATCCTCTTCAGGTTTCGCTTGAAAAAGAGTATCACTGGAGCGCCCAGGCGCGCGGCGTTGGGCATTTTGCCGATAAGCAGAAGGGCGCTCCGGCAATTGAAAAACCACATCATGAGGCCCCGGCAACAGGACCAGCCATGCGTCGGGTGTACGATATTCCTTCAAAAGGGGCTGTCTGGGGGTGGGAGGTTCCGGCATATGTTTCGGCAAAAGCCGTCTCGTCCGGCGTTTTCCTCTTGTTTTTTGCCCTGACGGCCCTTCTTGGTCAGGAACTTTCAGGTATGATGCAGTGGGCTGCATGGGCTACCTCGCTTGTGTTTTTAGGTTTGACCGGCGGTTTTCTTATCAAGGATCTTGATCGCCCGGACCGCTTTTCTTCGGTGATGCTCCGTCCTCAGTTCGGCTCCTGGCTGGTAAAGGGCGGGTTGACCATTACCGGATACGGAGCGTTTCTTGCGCTTTGGGGAGCTTCACGATTCCTGCAGATTCCGGCTCTTGAACGCGTTGCCCTCTGGGGAGGGGCGCTTTTCGCTCTGATTACGGCAATCTATACCGCTTTTCTGTTCGGTTCGGCAAAAGGACGCGATTTCTGGCAGAGCCCTATGCTTCTCTTACACATGTTGTTGAATGCGCTGCTGGCCGGCGGTTCCACGATGTTGTTGCTTGGTTTCGGTACCGGCGCTTCAGTGGAGCTGTTCGCGCTTCTCAAGCAACTGCTTGCGGCCGGATTTTCGCTTCATCTCGTCATTATGCTGCTTGAGCTCTATGGTAAGCATCCGTCGCTACAGGCGGAACGGACGGCTGAAATTATCAGGTCAGGCAGTTTGAAAAACGAGTTCTGGATCGGCAGTTTCATTGCGGGAAATCTCTTGCCGCTCATTTTGTCGATTCTCTCATCCGATCCGCTTATGCTTGCTGCTGCAGCCATCCTGGGGCTTTGCGGTGTGTTCTATACAGAAAAAGTATGGGTTCAGGCCCCGCAGAGAGTTCCCTTAAGTTAA
- a CDS encoding molybdopterin-dependent oxidoreductase: MSYTHKPTVIESIAEKLHLIPDLHKENVRDGARRAAEEGSEISCPPPSQWDNWVEYDSKSWPERKATEYMLVPTACFNCEAGCGLLAYVDKENMKIRKLVGNPYHPASRGRNCAKGPATLNQIEDSDRVLYPMKRTGKRGEGKWARVTWDSVLDDIAGRMRKAILEGRNNEISYHVGRPGHDGFMEWILRAWNVDGHNSHTNVCSSGARFGYAIWEGFDRPSPDHANAKFILLVSAHLESGHYFNPHSQRIIEARMKGAKLAVLDPRLSNTASMSDYWMPSYPGSEPAILLAMAKIIIDEGIYNRDYLENWVNWQAYLQTEYPGTPVTFENFIDALKKEYSEYTPEYASKESGVDAAAIVEVARKIGEAGTQFSTHVWRSASSGNLGGWAVSRTLHFLNVLTGSVGTPGGTSPSAWNKFKPTVHAEPKPQTYWNTLQLPDEYPLAHFEMSFLLPHFLKEGRGKLDVYFTRVFNPVWTYPDGFSWIEALEDESKIGLHAALTPTWSETAYFADYVLPMGHSAERHDLLSYETHAGKWIAYRQPVLRTALKRMGKPVKYTWEANPGEVWEEDEFWIELTWRIDPDGTMGIRQYCMSPYRPGEKITIEEYYRYVFEHTHGLPEKAAEEGLTAYDYMQKYGAFEVESNVYSLNEKPVAPADLQGSEVHQQSGLITKNGKAVGVEVNGRSCTGFPTPSRKQEFFSQTMVDWKWPEYRVPGYIKSHIHQEIMNRSKGEFVLVPTFRLPVLIHSRSGNAKWLAEIAHRNPVWINAADGAALHIENGDLIRVNTDIGFFVNRAWVTEGIRPGVVACSHHIGRWRRDQDPEANRWATNRVQISKEGKGKWKMRVEESIQPYESNDPDSSRIFWSDGGVHQNITFPVHPDPISGMHCWHQKVRIEKAQDGDCYGDVFVDTERSFAIYKEWLAMTRPAPGPGGLRRPLWLNRPFRPDEKTYYLQ, translated from the coding sequence ATGAGTTATACCCATAAACCAACCGTAATAGAAAGCATTGCAGAAAAACTGCACCTTATTCCCGATCTCCATAAGGAAAACGTCCGGGATGGAGCCCGGCGTGCAGCCGAAGAGGGTTCGGAAATAAGCTGCCCTCCTCCATCGCAGTGGGACAACTGGGTTGAGTACGATTCGAAAAGCTGGCCTGAGCGCAAGGCTACCGAGTATATGCTGGTGCCGACAGCCTGTTTCAATTGCGAGGCCGGTTGCGGTCTTCTTGCCTATGTTGACAAGGAGAATATGAAGATCCGTAAGTTGGTGGGCAATCCGTATCATCCGGCGAGCAGAGGACGGAACTGCGCCAAAGGGCCCGCAACGCTCAACCAGATTGAGGATTCCGACAGGGTGCTTTACCCGATGAAGCGGACCGGTAAACGGGGCGAAGGAAAATGGGCCAGGGTTACCTGGGACAGCGTTCTTGACGATATTGCCGGAAGAATGCGCAAGGCTATTCTTGAGGGGCGCAATAACGAAATATCCTATCATGTCGGAAGACCTGGCCATGACGGGTTTATGGAGTGGATTCTCAGGGCGTGGAACGTTGACGGTCATAACAGTCATACCAATGTCTGCTCTTCCGGCGCCCGATTCGGATATGCTATCTGGGAAGGGTTCGATCGCCCCTCTCCCGACCATGCCAATGCGAAATTCATTCTGCTGGTCAGCGCGCATCTTGAATCGGGGCACTACTTCAACCCCCATTCCCAGCGTATTATCGAGGCCCGAATGAAGGGGGCAAAGCTTGCCGTGCTTGATCCGCGTCTTTCGAATACGGCCAGCATGTCCGATTACTGGATGCCGAGCTATCCGGGAAGCGAGCCGGCCATACTGCTCGCTATGGCAAAAATCATAATTGACGAAGGGATTTACAATCGCGACTATCTGGAGAACTGGGTGAACTGGCAGGCTTATCTGCAGACTGAGTATCCAGGTACGCCGGTTACCTTTGAAAACTTTATCGATGCCCTGAAAAAAGAGTACAGCGAATACACTCCCGAGTATGCTTCAAAGGAAAGCGGGGTTGACGCAGCGGCCATTGTTGAAGTTGCCCGAAAAATCGGCGAAGCCGGTACGCAGTTTTCAACCCATGTCTGGCGCAGCGCAAGCAGCGGCAATCTTGGCGGCTGGGCCGTATCGCGCACCCTGCATTTTCTCAATGTGTTAACCGGCAGCGTCGGAACCCCCGGAGGCACCTCTCCAAGCGCATGGAACAAGTTCAAGCCTACGGTGCATGCCGAACCCAAACCGCAGACCTACTGGAATACCCTGCAGTTGCCTGATGAGTATCCCCTTGCTCATTTCGAGATGAGTTTTCTTCTTCCTCATTTTCTGAAGGAGGGTCGGGGCAAACTTGATGTCTATTTTACAAGGGTTTTCAATCCGGTATGGACCTATCCCGACGGCTTTTCATGGATTGAGGCGCTTGAAGACGAATCGAAAATCGGTCTGCATGCCGCGCTGACCCCGACATGGAGCGAAACGGCCTATTTTGCCGATTATGTGCTTCCGATGGGCCACTCAGCAGAACGTCACGATCTTCTGAGCTATGAAACGCATGCCGGAAAATGGATCGCATATCGTCAGCCGGTTTTGAGAACGGCTCTCAAGAGAATGGGCAAGCCGGTCAAGTATACCTGGGAGGCAAATCCCGGCGAGGTATGGGAGGAGGATGAATTCTGGATTGAACTGACATGGCGCATCGACCCTGACGGTACCATGGGAATCCGTCAGTACTGCATGTCTCCTTACCGTCCCGGCGAGAAAATCACGATTGAAGAGTACTATCGGTATGTTTTTGAGCATACGCACGGCTTGCCTGAAAAAGCAGCCGAAGAGGGTCTTACTGCGTACGATTATATGCAGAAATATGGAGCATTCGAAGTCGAGAGCAATGTGTACAGTCTGAACGAAAAGCCTGTGGCTCCGGCCGATCTTCAAGGCTCGGAGGTTCATCAGCAGAGCGGTCTGATCACGAAAAACGGCAAGGCTGTGGGCGTTGAGGTGAATGGCCGTTCCTGTACCGGTTTTCCCACCCCGTCTCGCAAGCAGGAGTTCTTTTCGCAAACCATGGTGGACTGGAAGTGGCCCGAATATCGCGTGCCTGGCTACATTAAAAGCCATATTCATCAGGAGATCATGAACCGGAGCAAGGGCGAGTTCGTTCTTGTGCCCACATTTCGTCTCCCCGTGCTGATTCACTCTCGTTCAGGAAATGCCAAATGGCTTGCTGAAATCGCTCATCGCAACCCGGTATGGATCAACGCCGCAGACGGCGCGGCTCTGCATATTGAAAATGGCGATCTGATTCGGGTGAATACCGATATCGGCTTTTTTGTGAACAGGGCGTGGGTGACTGAAGGGATACGTCCGGGAGTCGTTGCCTGTTCCCACCATATCGGTCGCTGGCGCAGGGATCAGGATCCTGAGGCGAACCGCTGGGCGACGAACAGGGTGCAGATTTCAAAAGAGGGAAAAGGAAAGTGGAAGATGCGTGTCGAGGAGAGCATTCAGCCTTACGAGAGCAACGATCCCGACTCGTCGAGAATTTTCTGGTCTGACGGCGGAGTGCATCAGAATATCACCTTCCCTGTTCATCCCGATCCGATCAGCGGGATGCATTGCTGGCATCAGAAAGTCAGGATCGAGAAAGCTCAAGACGGAGATTGTTATGGTGATGTTTTTGTCGATACCGAGCGTTCTTTTGCCATATACAAGGAGTGGCTTGCCATGACGCGGCCTGCGCCGGGCCCCGGCGGGCTTCGCCGCCCGCTCTGGCTGAACCGCCCGTTCAGGCCGGATGAAAAGACCTACTATC